GTTGAGGCACCCCCACCGTAATGGGCAACGCCCTCCCTCATTTATTATGCAGCAGATGATCAATGCCCTTTATTTGTCAATTTAATCTAATATCTGACGCTGCACATTCTTTTGCTGTTAGCGCATCGTGTATTAATGCTATTTCTTTTGCGTATTGATTCTTTTGTCTGTCTCTGTTCATTTTGCTCCAGCCGGAACATCCGGCAGTAACACCGGCATAGCTGTACGAACTGGTTCTGAAGCTGTCACACTCGGGGTGCCAATCAAGGCCTTTGGACTCATCTATGGAGACATTATACATTTCCTGATAGAAATTGCCATGGTTTTCAAATATTTTTTTAAAATGCTCTGAGATAGTGTCATCCTTATTAACCTTAGGTTTGATCCCTTCGCCAAAAAACCCTTCAAGGATTCGTTTATTATCTAAGAACGGCTGAAAATATACATGCCCGATTTCTCCGTTTCTATTAACTTTAAAGTCCAGACCCATTCGTATGAACTGGTTAAGCAGCTTTGGCGCAACTTCTACAATGACCTTTTCAGTGTAGTTAAAAAGCCTGCTCTTTTCGGCCATTTTAGGTTCAATCCAAAAACATGGATCAACATATAATTCGTTAGTCCTCATTTTGAATATTTCAGTCGGCAGTGGTATCCCGGCATACCGCCGTGCAATTTCCTGCATTTCGGAACTAACCTCAAAAGACGGCAGTAATGCTGCGTGCCCATCTTTTCCTTTGAGCGTTAGCGTACAAACTTCGGTTTTTAATACTCTTTGCCGTTCACTGTAATATAAATCATCTAATTGATTTTTTTTTACTATTGCAACTTCCATGTTGTTCACCCCATACACGTAATATTTATCTGGAGGACTAAGTCCTCCACCCCAAAATTATATTTTTGATTAACAACGGCTTATTTTGCTGTGAATCATGAAATTTTTTTAAATGATATTACTTGTAGTGTATCTTATGGCGATTACAAAACGATTACAAATTTGTAACAAAAAGCACTGCAAAGTTTTACCACATTAAGAGCTTGTGTTTTTTAGGAGCTTCATTTATAATATATATATTATATGGGGGGGTAGATTGGCTAAAACATTGAGTGTACGAGTTTCAGATAATGTGTATGACAGGCTTAACCAGATTTCAAAAAAAACCATGCGGCCTAAAAGTTTTTATTTAAATGAGATGTTACAGCTTTATATTGATGAATTTGAGGACGCATATTTGGCCTGGGAGCGTCTAAATGACATAAACACCACGTATTACACGTCATCTGAGGTTCGTAAAAAACTTGGGATTTAGCGTTGTTTGGAGTAATCAGGCATACGAAGAACTTTCTAAATTTGATGTAAAAACCAAGACGAGGATAGTTGACAAGGTAGATTTCTATTTGTCAGATAATCCGGTAAGATTGAGTAAACCTCTAAAAGGTTTGTTCAACGGACTTTATAGCTATCGTTTTGGCAAGATTCGTATTGTCTTTGCCCTCAATGAAAGAGACAATACTATCACTGTTACCAGAGTCGCCTTCAGAAAGAACGTTTATGAGTAATCTTATTTTTCCGTCTCTCTCAGGAGTTCTTTCATGTCTAATGAGGGCTCAGTTTGGAGTTCATCTCTGAATATCCTTTCGCATTCACTGTAGGTTTGTATTGCCCTGGTTTTATTGCCTTTTAACAGATAACTTTTCATAAGCAATTCGTAACAATTCTCACAAAAAGCGTCCCTCTTCAGCCATTTATGTGCATAATCTATAACTGTATCATAGTCACGATTTTTGAAATAGTAAAAGGCCATCCATTGTAATGCATTAATTTCCATATCAATATATTTTTCTCTTAAGGGAATGACCCAGCTATAAGGNNNNNNNNNNNNNNNNNNNNNNNNNNNNNNNNNNNNNNNNNNNNNNNNNNNNNNNNNNNNNNNNNNNNNNNNNNNNNNNNNNNNNNNNNNNNNNNNNNNCATTTATGTGCATAATCTATAACTGTATCATAGTCACGATTTTTGAAATAGTAAAAGGCCATCCATTGTAATGCATTAATTTCCATATCAATATATTTTTCTCTTAAGGGAATGACCCAGCTATAAGGGTTATCTTTTAAAAATTCGCCCTCAGCACATATTTTTAACGCAGGTTCAAACAGGGAATGCGCTAAAGCATCGTTATCTTCTTTAGCTGCCGCCTTTGCTTCATGTATCAGTTTTTCAAGCCTTAAGGCATCAACATAAGAGCCCTCCGGCAAAGTAAGAATATATGAACTGCCGTTTGTTTTTAAATAAGATGATTGCTTTTTAATGGGAATGCCAGGCTGCAATGCTTCTCTTATTGTTCTTATACATTGTCGCAGAGTTGATTTTGCTTTTTCAAAAGGTACGTCTTCAAAAAAAATATCTGTTAACGAATCTATGCTTACAGATGTGTGTGAATGAAATACCAGATAAGCAAAGATATAAAGAGCTTTTTTTCTGTGCCATGAGGCTGGAAGTATTTTTCTGCTTCCAACAATAATCTCTAAGTTTTTGAACATATATACTTTAACAGGTTCCACATGGAAGGGCACAGATGCACAGAGGGCTGCTTTCATCGCGGTTTCTCTAATCCCGGGGCTCTGAGTGTTGTCGCTTGTGTCTGCTATAAGCTCAGATACACAGGGTACACTCCAGATTATGCTTGAGGCATCTTCAATCTGGCGTTTAAATGAAACTACATCACCTGTTTTTAAAAATATAGAGGCAACAAGATGAAGGTGAATCATAGCTTTTGTGTAATGAGTGTCCGCAAAAACCTGATTTACCAACAAATCATTTGAATTTTTATTACAAAACTCCTCCACCTTTTTATGCAGTTCAGATAAACTATTGTCATCCGCCTCAGCATGTAAAAGTTCTCTAAAAGAATCTAAATAAGTGTGATAATGCTTATAGAGTTCACCATCCACTAGAGTGCACCGACTACGTCATTAGGAGAAACATCATATTTTCCAATGCCTCTTGTATCGTCTGTGTTTTTCGGCCCTGATGGTATACATTTATGCGAGTCACTTTCAAACGACACAGTTTAACCTGATTCTTTCCTGATTTTTATCCTTCCAAATCTACCTTTGCTTTACTGAAAACACGCCATTACTCAAACAGTGATAATAATTTTTAGCGTACCCACATATCCGTTACTTATAATATGTCACAAAGTATAGTTTTTGTCAAGGTGAATGCCTCAGGGCAAACGCATTAGAAAAAAAAGGGTGTAGGATCAACAAGTTCAATAACTGACAATTGTAACAAACTTGTAACATTTCCTTAATATTACTGTAATTATAAGTGTGTTTTAATACAATCAGAGCGATGGATAAAAGGGATGAACATAAGAAAAACACTTACATAGGAGGCAAATAATGGAACACTACGTGCATCATGTAAGAGGAAGGTTAAGAATAAAACTTCCCGGGCTGATAAACAACCCCTCAGGATACCAAAAGGTACACGATATGGTTAAAGCGGATGGTTCTTTTGAAATATCCAAAGTAAACCCAATAACCGGCAGTGTGGTAATAAGCTATGACTCAGATAGAATAACCCATAAAGAAATCCTTGACAATTTGGCACAAATTGGCCTGCTTGATCCCTCAAAGATAATCAACAACGACCAATACGTTAAAAACGCTATTTCAAAGTTTGGAAACACAATTAATAAGACACTTACCGGAGCGTTTCTGGGCAGCGCCTTAGATGGTACGCCGCTTTCGTTTCTTGCAGCGTTAATTTAGCATTGTTATTTTTTTTAACAATGCTATTTTAGTAAATGTACCTTATCGGTCCTCTCCCACGGGACGTCAAGGTCTGTTCTGCCCATGTGGCCAAATACGGCCAGCTTTCTATAAAATCCGTTTTTGTGTTTAGCTGGAAGATGTCTGAGATTAAACTCCTTTAATATTGCAGCCAGTCTGAAATCAAAATGTTTCTTTACTAAAGATGCAATTTCCGCATCCGGTATGATGCCTGTGCCGTATGTATCCACGTAAAGACTCACAGGTCTGGTAAGCCCTATACAATAACTAAGGTACAGCTCGCACTGCTTAGCGAGCCCTGAGGCTACAACATTTTTTGCCGCATACCGCGCTGCATAGGCTCCGATGCGGTCCATTCTCATAGGGTCTTTTCCGCTTAATGCAGCCCCTCCGCCTCTTGCATAAGCCCCGTATGTATCCATTGAGGTTTTTCTGCCTGTAAGACCGGAGTGCGTAGAAGGCCCCCCTATAATGGATGGTCCGTCGGGATTTATAAAAATAAGGGTGTTAGCGTCAGGCTTTAATGATTCAGCCTCAAAAACTGGTTTTATGATTGCTTCATAAACGTCTGACCTCAACTCATCAATCTCCGGGCCGCTATGTTTATTCTGACTAACCACTACGGTAATACTGTGCACCCTGTAGGGAGCGTTGTCTTTGTACTCGATTCCTACCTGTGTTTTACCATCGGGCGTAAGGTACGGAATGACCTTGTTGATGCGTGCAGATTTTATTTGTCTTGCTAATTTATGTGCAAACACTATAGGGCTTGGCATAAGTTCCGGACCCTCATCGCAGGCATAACCAAACACTGTTACCTGATGTTTTCCCGCAATTTTTTCTATTTCATCATCAGAGAGTGAGTTTTCGTCAAACTCCGTATAACGCTTGTTTGTCTCCTCTTTGAGGCTTGTAACAATGCTGCATGTTTTAGAGTTAAACTCTTTTGTATTATACCCTACCGTGTCTATCATATTCCTTGCAACATTGGTAAAATCCACGCTTGCCTTAGAATCAAACCTCGCCGCTATAAACACTATTGCAGTGGAAACGGCACACTCAGCCACAATGTTTGAATACGGGTCTTGTTGAAGAAACTTATCCACGATTGCATCGCTGATTTGGTCACACAATTTATCGGGATGTCCCTCTGTTACGGATTCAGACGTAAATACGAAATCATTTTTCATTATTTCACCCCTTTTTAGTTTTTTCGTTAAACAAATATGGTACTACTGCGTTACCGGCTATGACCAGAGCGTCAGCAATGCCGATTGGCGTGATTCCCAGTACTTTTCTAAGTGGAGGCACTAAAACGCACAAAATCTGAGCGGCAAACGAGGCTGACATCGCAATGTCGAGGTATTTATTTCTTGAGAGCCGCTCTTTGTCAAAAATACTGATTGTATCAGAGCGGCAACTGAGAGTGTGAAGAAGCTGTCCTGAGGTTAGTGTCATAAAGGCCAAAGTGTTAGCCTTTGGAGAGGCGCCATAGCGCCACAAACCATAACCATAGGCAGCCAGCGCTCCAAGGCTTAACGCAGATGATTCCTTTAAGAGTTTTTTCATATCAGAGTTATTTAAAATATGTTCAGAGGGGTCCCGCGGCTGCTTTGACAGTATATCCGGCTCAGGCGGCTCAAGGGCAAGTGCTAACCCCGGGAAAATATCTGTGGCAAGATTTATCCAAAGCAGTTGCATAGTGTTTAACGGCTGCCCTAATCCCGTAGCAAGTGTGGTAAACATAACTATTATCTCGCTCATATTAGTGGCAAGCAGAAAGTGAATAGATTTCCGTATGTTTCCGTATATAGTCCGTCCCTCTTTGATAGCTGTAACCATAGTGCTAAGGTCATCGTTTTCTAAAATAACGTCAGCCACTTCTCTTGCCAAATCGGTGCCATCTTTGCCCATGGCAATCCCTATATCGGCCGCCTTAAGGGCAGGGCCGTCATTTATTCCATCCCCTGTCATTGCAACAACCCGTCCGCTTTGCTGAAGAGCCTGCACTATCTGGTATTTGTGGGCTGGAGTCACACGGGCAAAAACATCCACGCGTTCGCACAAGTTTTTTAACACATCCGGCTCCAGGTCCTTAAGATGCCGTGAGTCCACGATTTCAAGCTTTCCGTTTCTGCTGATTCCCAATTCCTTGCCTATGGAATATGCCGTCAGACTCTGGTCACCGGTTATCATAATCGTGTCTATGCCCGCATTATGAAAGGTTTTGACTACATCCTTTACGCCATTCCTTATTGGGTCGATCATTCCTATAAGCCCTAGCCAAACCATATTGTAGTTTCTAAACACCGGATCAATGCTGTCTGTGTTGTACCAGGCTACGCCCAGAATTCTGAGAGCTTTACCGGCCATGTATTCGTTTTCATTTTCTATAGCCTGCCGTAATTCATCATCTAAGGAGATTATCTGTCCATCTATCATTACCTTACTGCACATGGAAAGCACCTCTATGGGGCTGCCCTTTACGGCAACTGGTATTTTCTCGTCGTCCTCGTAAAGTTTTTTATGGCCGTTCAGCCTGTTTTGTGGCAGCTCGTGCATGGTTGACATACAGTTACGAGCCTCCGAACGATGGCATACCTCAAGCATCGGGAACTCATTCCGTAACGATACGACGTCAATGTCAGCCAGTATGGCGGCTTTAACAAGAGCGCTTTCGGTAGGCGATCCGGTTAGTTTATATGTTCCGCCTGCATTTTCAACCGCAGTTTCGTTGCAAAGAGCGCAAACCTCCAAAAGCAGCCTGAGTTCATCCATATCAGTGGCATTAATGTTTTGAGAATCGACAGTAAACCCTCTGTCTGATACTTTTATTCGTTTAAGGCCTGCGTGAATGGCCACAGTGGTCATTTTATTTAGTGTGATGGTTCCGGTCTTATCAAAACATATAGTCTGGCAACAGCCAAGTGTTTCCACGGCTGCAAGATTTCGTATAAGCACGCCATGTTGTTTTAAACTCTTTATTCCCAGAGAAAGAGTGGTTGTTGCAACTGTGGGCAGTCCCTCAGGCACCGCAGCCACTGCTAATGATATGGCGGTGTTTAACATTCTTAAAAACGCATAGCCGCGTAAAATTCCGATAACAAATACCAGCGCACACACCCCGCTGCTTATATATACCAGTTGATTTCCCAGTACGTTTAGTTGTTTTTCCATCGGGGTTTCGGGGGATTCGGCACTGTCAACCATGGACTGAATCATGCCAAGCTCTGTGTGTCTGCCGGTAGCCGTTACAACGGCTATTGCCTGGCCTCCGGTAACTGTTGTTCCCATATAAGCCATGTTGTATCTGTCACCCAGAGGAATATCCTCGTAATCAATCACATCTGGTGTTTTGACAACCGGCATACTTTCTCCGGTCAGTGCCGATTCATCTATACTTAAATGTTTTGCCGTTAAAATCCTGGCATCGGCGGCAACAAAAGTGCCGGGCTGTAAAAGCAATATATCCCCCGGCACAACTTTCTCACAACTGATTGTAATGGTAACGCCCTCTCTGAGCACTGCCGCCTCCGGCATTACAAGGTTTTTCAGGGCGCTGATGGTGCGCTCCGCCTGACTTTCCGTGAGATACCCAATGACTGCATTTATACCGACAACAGACATTACAATTGCGGCATCAAATATCCCTCCAGTAGAAACTGAAATCACCGCCGCTGCACACAGTAAAAACACAGGGAGCGAATTCAACTGACCTAAGAAAATACTTAAAGCGCTGCGCTTTACACTATCCGGCAGCATATTAGGACCGTACTTAATGAGGCCCTCGCTTACTTGCAAATTAGAAAGTCCATGATGTAACGATGTATTGAAAAACTCTGTAACTTTTTCCACAGCTATTGTGTGCCAATGCTTTTTGGGTTGTTCAGTTAGCTCACTTGAAACTACTTTTTTTGAGGCCTTTTTTTTCTTTAACGGCAGCGGTTGTTTTGTTTTCAAATCCGGTATCCGGATGCCATACTCAGTGGCTAATCTCTCTACTAATTGTTGCAGAGTAGATAAATCACAAGAGACTTTATAGATAACAAGCACGTTTTCGGTTAGAGCACTTATGGTAACGCTAATGACCTCATCGTTTTGGGACAGGTTATTATAAAGATAGTCTTTAAACCCGCTAAAACGTGAAAGTCCTCTTATTTTAAATCTGATCCTGCCTTTGACACCTTTATGTAATACAGTCAAGACTTGTGGTTCTGTGTTCATTTGACCTGCCATTAGTTATTTATGAAATGTTATTAACTTTTAGGACGCTTTGAAAATAGACCAAAAGCGTACCAAAATGCCGTGTACCAGGGAGGCAGAACGAACCTGCCTTTTGCAAGCTGCATGATTCCTGTGGTAAAGAGACTCAGGAAGGCTAAATCGGCCATATCTATGTCTCCGTTTGTAGCGTTTTTTATTTTTGTACTGAAAGATTTCATTAAGGAGGCGACCTGATCAACTGGTTTCCCTACTGGTACCAGAGCTCCCTCGGTGTGGTCAAACAAGTTGTTTTTACGGCAGTAGTCATATATTTCCGATGGAGTGCCGCTGTGCCTTATAAAAACTCCTCCGGTCAGATGGTTAGCCTCAACATATATAACAGTCTTGTTTTTTTGCAACTCTTCTGTTACGCTGTTAAAGTATTTGGCATTACCTTTTCTGGATGGCACTTTTATTCTCAACCTGTCCTGCAGATTGTGTGAGGTGTAAGCTTGTGGAAGCGCTTGACTTTGATTGTTCATAACCTTAAACCTCCATATCTCCCTGTGATTCCTCAAGCTCTGCCTTTGCCTCTGCCACAATATCCTCGGTTACCTCACCGAACTCTGCCATTGCAACCTTAGCCTTAGCCGTTAGTACCAGTGCCCCCTTTATTGCGGCTTTGGTAAGCGGCTTTACGACCGATGCCAGAGCGCCAATCAATGCAGGGCCAATTACCACAGCACCAAGCCCTATCGCAAAACTTTTCATTGTATCACCCTTAAAGGCATCTTCAAAAAATCCCATACTTTTTAATCCCCCTTTTTACCCCTGACGCGGCTTTTTATGCTAAAATAGCAAATTATTGAGTCGTCCTGCGCTTGTGGAAAACCTTGATACCATTTGTTTATTTTACAGGGCAGATTGTTACAGAAGTGTTAATTATTTATTACAGTTATATTAAATTTTTGTTTTTAAGACCAATAACTAAAGCAGTTCAGATATTTCCATATTACCGTTACCAGAAGACTTTATACTTTTATACTTGTCAACGAGTTGCAGGTATTTATTGTTATCAGGCTCTATCTCATTTAATCGGGTAATGTATTTTTCACATTTGAATAAGTAGCGGTCATCTCTCCCATTCTTCTGTAAATATCCAATTATTGCCTTCAGTGCATTGAAATTTATAGTGAAATTTGAGGGCAAACCATCGGCAGCTTTCTCAAATAGTTCTATGGCTTCTGTGAGCATTCCCTTATCTATAAAATCAACACCTTTGTTATTTATTCCGATTATTTCGGCTTTTGTCTCTGAAACAAAATCGGATCCCTCCTCCTCCATACCCAAATCCTTAAATGTGTCCTGTACAACACTTAGTATGTCGTTGTCAGAGAAGTTATTCCTTACTATATATTTCATTAATTCCATGCCCTTGCCTTTTTCATTGTTTTGAATAAAAGACTGAGCAATCTCAATAGCTAACTGGGGAGCAACTTTACCGCCAAGTTTTTTATAAATGTCTTCTGCCTCTTTTAAGGACGCCATAGATTTTTCACTTTCCTTAGTTTCTGCGTATATATGGCTCTTTAACAGTGTAGCCTGAAGCAAAACCTCGTTATTTTCAGCAAAGTCGTTCATTACATCTTTTACCATATCAAGGGCTTTAGCGGTTTCTTTCTTATTAACAAAAACCCTGGCAAGTTGCGTGTAATCGGAGGAGTCTTTGAAGATTGAGGTTTTTCCAAGTTTGATTGCATTTTTAAAGGATGACTCTGCTGTGTTAAAGTCAGTGTTAGTAAAAGCGATGTTGCCAAGTGCCCTTTGCCTGAATATTGCTTTAGGTGATAAAGTTACAGCTTTTTGTAAAACCCCCTGGGCAGTGCTTTTCTCTCCTAATTCATCCAGAGTTTTAGCATACCAGTCATAAACGGGTATAAACTTATCGTTTTCATCAATAAGCGCTTTAAAAGTATCTGCGGCATCTTGAAACCTCTTTGTATGGAAATAGATCTTTCCCATGTTAAACTGCGCCCACGGCAATTTGTACTTACTTAGCACCAATGAATACACATCCTCTGCATTTTTATAATCGCCGTTTGTCATGTAAACTTCACCTTTTACCTTTAAAATATCAATGCGATAAGATGGCTTTTTCTGCAGTAAATCGTCACATAAGGCTATAGCCTCCGTGAAATTCTTACGCCTCATGACTGCGTCAATGTCTGCAAACAAATGTTTCTTCTCTTCAGTGGCCTTAATGCGCGCGACAAGTTCCTTAGTGGTAAATGGTTTTATAAGATATCCGTCCGGTTGGTAATCCATCACGCCCATAACCGAATTTATTGTGTTTTCAGCCGTTATCATCATAAACATTGTAGAATAACCAATTTTCTTTTTATATGCTAACTCTTCAAATATCTGATGGCCGTCCTTTTTGCCTTCTCCAAGGTTATAGTCGCAGAGGATTACATCATATTGTTTAGTGGAAATCTTGGTTATTGCATCGTTTGCCTCCTCAGTAATATCGACCAATTTTGCGCCAAGAGAAAGAAGATTTCTTCTCAGGCTGTCTCTGAAGTCTTTGTAGTCGTCAACGATAAGGAATTTCTTGTCTTTTAGTACAGTCTCTACCGCCTGCTCGCGATTATACAGTGTTAGTGCTATCTCCGGCCTCCTTTCGTTCTCCTCTATTCCCTAATACTTCATAAACACTATTCGGTATTACAAACAAAAAACTTTATTTTCTAAAGAAAAAAGAGTCCGTCCGTGAAAAATCAAAAATTTAGCTTAGTTTGCTATAATACGTTTTGTGTCAAGATTAATATTAATAACACAGGGTGATCCGGGAGGTATCGGGCCTGAGGCAGCGCTTAGGGCATATCTCACGTACAGGCCACAAAGGGCGGTGTTTGTCGGTGATATTAATGTCATTAAAGATGCCATGAGGCTTATCAACAACAGTACTCTCAGGATAAACACAGTTGAAAATCCACTCGATGGTATTTTTGACGGTTCAACTCTAAACGTAGTAAATGTCACAGTTGCTGGACAGTACGAAAAGCGCAGAGCAACCAAAGAGGGCGGCTTACTCAGCGCTCGGTGTATAGAAAAAGCAGTGGAATTAATTCTTAATGGAGAGGGTGAGGCTCTTGTCACAGCTCCGATTTCAAAAGAGGCGCTAAAACTTGCAGGCATACCTTATCCTGGCCACACTGAAATGCTTGCCGCTTTGACTGACACCGAAAACTTTGCCATGATGCTTGTTGGCGGCACTCTTAGAGTGATGCTCGTTACCATCCATGAGGCGCTATCCAATGTGCCGCATCTCATTACAAAAGACAGGGTTGTTAAAACGCTCATTTTAGCTAACGCTGCAGCCTATATGCTTGGCATAGACACTCCTAAGATAGCCGTGTCGGCGCTAAACCCTCATGCCGGAGAGGCCGGTTTATTTGGCAGGGAGGAGATAGTGGAAATTGTACCGGCTATAGAGGAGGCGGCACGGATGGGTATTGCCGCAACCGGTCCTTTTCCGGCAGATACATTGTTTTATAAAGCTTACAGAGGACAGGTGGATATCGTGGTAGCAATGTATCACGATCAGGGGCTTATACCGCTAAAAATGGCAGCCTTTGAAAGCGGTGTTAACATCACAATAGGGCTACCCATCATACGGACATCCCCTGATCACGGCACTGCCTACGACATTGCCTATAACTCAAAAAGTGCCGTCAATCCCCAAAGTATGTGCGAGGCTATGAGGCTTGCTGAAACTCTGAGGCCATATGTGCCAACATGCCGCTATGACTGAGATAAATTCTTATAGAAAGCAAACCATCAAACAGTTTGTCAGGTTTGCGCTTATAGGAGCCTTAAATACCATAGTTGATATGGCAATCCTCAATCTTGAAACCCTTCTGACAGGCCTTAAGACAGGCACGCCATTTGCCGTAGAAAAAGCAGTGTCGTTTCTTGTTGCCGTGATTTCTAGTTATTACCTTAATAAGAGATGGGCGTTTGAGTATAAATCTGAAAGAGGTAGGGTAGGGGGAAAATTCTCTCATTTTGTAGCCGTAAGTTTAATTGGGATGGTTGTTAATGTGGCATCGGCATCGTTTGTAGTAAATGTTGTGAGGCCATGGTTACATCTTACATGGATCGGGGATCAAATCTGGGTCAACATTGGCTCACTTTGTGGAACAGCCTGCGGATTGCTCTTAAATTTTTTGGGTTACAAGTTTTTTGTGTTTAGATCTTAGCTTCATATTTCATTTAAATTTTGCTTGACAAGTTTAGAAATATGTGGTTAAATGTTGTCGGTTGTGTTCCATATGCCGTTGTGTAAATACATTAGTAATGTGAGACTTCGTTGTATATGTGTGAGGCGAGTTATAAAACTGGTTTATTAAATACAGTTTAAAGTTGTGGAGGTGCTTATGTTTTTGAATGTAAAATACATGATGGTGTCTTTTGTCATGCTATGTTTGGTTCCATCCGTTGCATTTTCTGAGGTTACAATAGTAGATTTTCATGAAACATATGACGACAAAGTGCCTATATCAGGCTTAATCAGTGTAGGTGCTATGGTTGATGTGGATAACTCATTCTTTGACCCCCAATTTATAACTATAAAGATGCCTGAAACACAAAGTGCAAAGCTATGTATATCTATAACCTCAAATGATGGACGCTATAGAGCTCAATATGAATATGATGTTAAGAATCAAAAAAGTGGCGCACTTACTTTGCCAACCAACACAAAGAAAAGCAGTGAACTAAAAAATTATAAAGATAAACAGGTAGTAATATTAGCTACACTTAATAAGACGTGTAAAGACAGTCCTGATAAGGTATTGTTTGCCAGTTGGAAAAAGACAATCGCTGGAAACTCAAATAAGTATTATGTTTACTTAAATTGGGCAAATAATGTATCTATTGTAATCAGTAATAATCCTAATGTGGATGTTGCAGTTTGCAAGAAAATTACTGATAAATCAATAGCTTATAATAACGAATGTTTACTGGATAATAAATACATGGGGGAAATCAATTTTGCTGTCAATAGATTTACGGCAGCAAACGCGAAACTTCAGTTAATTCCATTACCATTGGTTTTACAGTAATTATGAAAGCAAAACTCATAGGTTTTATAGTTATTCTTGCTGTCCCAGTAATATTTGTTCTATTAATGAACGTGACAACAACATTTAACATTACAGCACAGGTTGAGCGTATTGAATTTGATTCAGATGAAAAAAATCCAATAGAATGGGAATTACGCAAAGCTATCATTACTGAAAATGCGGATGAATCGTCAAAAAGAGTATTTACAGGAACTCTTACCATATCTGCGTCTTCTCATGTTGTTGTGGAACGTGTATCAAATGGACCTTTAACAATCAGTATTGATTCATTGCAAGACAATAAACAGGTAGGAACATATCTGAGCGAGAACAATTCATCCAGTATTCAAACAAGCAAAAAAATTGGAATAACGATTG
This portion of the Nitrospirota bacterium genome encodes:
- a CDS encoding DUF5132 domain-containing protein encodes the protein MGFFEDAFKGDTMKSFAIGLGAVVIGPALIGALASVVKPLTKAAIKGALVLTAKAKVAMAEFGEVTEDIVAEAKAELEESQGDMEV
- a CDS encoding cation-transporting P-type ATPase, whose protein sequence is MNTEPQVLTVLHKGVKGRIRFKIRGLSRFSGFKDYLYNNLSQNDEVISVTISALTENVLVIYKVSCDLSTLQQLVERLATEYGIRIPDLKTKQPLPLKKKKASKKVVSSELTEQPKKHWHTIAVEKVTEFFNTSLHHGLSNLQVSEGLIKYGPNMLPDSVKRSALSIFLGQLNSLPVFLLCAAAVISVSTGGIFDAAIVMSVVGINAVIGYLTESQAERTISALKNLVMPEAAVLREGVTITISCEKVVPGDILLLQPGTFVAADARILTAKHLSIDESALTGESMPVVKTPDVIDYEDIPLGDRYNMAYMGTTVTGGQAIAVVTATGRHTELGMIQSMVDSAESPETPMEKQLNVLGNQLVYISSGVCALVFVIGILRGYAFLRMLNTAISLAVAAVPEGLPTVATTTLSLGIKSLKQHGVLIRNLAAVETLGCCQTICFDKTGTITLNKMTTVAIHAGLKRIKVSDRGFTVDSQNINATDMDELRLLLEVCALCNETAVENAGGTYKLTGSPTESALVKAAILADIDVVSLRNEFPMLEVCHRSEARNCMSTMHELPQNRLNGHKKLYEDDEKIPVAVKGSPIEVLSMCSKVMIDGQIISLDDELRQAIENENEYMAGKALRILGVAWYNTDSIDPVFRNYNMVWLGLIGMIDPIRNGVKDVVKTFHNAGIDTIMITGDQSLTAYSIGKELGISRNGKLEIVDSRHLKDLEPDVLKNLCERVDVFARVTPAHKYQIVQALQQSGRVVAMTGDGINDGPALKAADIGIAMGKDGTDLAREVADVILENDDLSTMVTAIKEGRTIYGNIRKSIHFLLATNMSEIIVMFTTLATGLGQPLNTMQLLWINLATDIFPGLALALEPPEPDILSKQPRDPSEHILNNSDMKKLLKESSALSLGALAAYGYGLWRYGASPKANTLAFMTLTSGQLLHTLSCRSDTISIFDKERLSRNKYLDIAMSASFAAQILCVLVPPLRKVLGITPIGIADALVIAGNAVVPYLFNEKTKKG
- a CDS encoding methionine adenosyltransferase, encoding MKNDFVFTSESVTEGHPDKLCDQISDAIVDKFLQQDPYSNIVAECAVSTAIVFIAARFDSKASVDFTNVARNMIDTVGYNTKEFNSKTCSIVTSLKEETNKRYTEFDENSLSDDEIEKIAGKHQVTVFGYACDEGPELMPSPIVFAHKLARQIKSARINKVIPYLTPDGKTQVGIEYKDNAPYRVHSITVVVSQNKHSGPEIDELRSDVYEAIIKPVFEAESLKPDANTLIFINPDGPSIIGGPSTHSGLTGRKTSMDTYGAYARGGGAALSGKDPMRMDRIGAYAARYAAKNVVASGLAKQCELYLSYCIGLTRPVSLYVDTYGTGIIPDAEIASLVKKHFDFRLAAILKEFNLRHLPAKHKNGFYRKLAVFGHMGRTDLDVPWERTDKVHLLK
- a CDS encoding response regulator, coding for MEENERRPEIALTLYNREQAVETVLKDKKFLIVDDYKDFRDSLRRNLLSLGAKLVDITEEANDAITKISTKQYDVILCDYNLGEGKKDGHQIFEELAYKKKIGYSTMFMMITAENTINSVMGVMDYQPDGYLIKPFTTKELVARIKATEEKKHLFADIDAVMRRKNFTEAIALCDDLLQKKPSYRIDILKVKGEVYMTNGDYKNAEDVYSLVLSKYKLPWAQFNMGKIYFHTKRFQDAADTFKALIDENDKFIPVYDWYAKTLDELGEKSTAQGVLQKAVTLSPKAIFRQRALGNIAFTNTDFNTAESSFKNAIKLGKTSIFKDSSDYTQLARVFVNKKETAKALDMVKDVMNDFAENNEVLLQATLLKSHIYAETKESEKSMASLKEAEDIYKKLGGKVAPQLAIEIAQSFIQNNEKGKGMELMKYIVRNNFSDNDILSVVQDTFKDLGMEEEGSDFVSETKAEIIGINNKGVDFIDKGMLTEAIELFEKAADGLPSNFTINFNALKAIIGYLQKNGRDDRYLFKCEKYITRLNEIEPDNNKYLQLVDKYKSIKSSGNGNMEISELL
- a CDS encoding ribbon-helix-helix domain-containing protein; translated protein: MAKTLSVRVSDNVYDRLNQISKKTMRPKSFYLNEMLQLYIDEFEDAYLAWERLNDINTTYYTSSEVRKKLGI